In Streptomyces sclerotialus, the DNA window CAGGTGCTCCGGCACCAGGTCGAGCGCGGGCTCGGTGTAACCGACCGAGACGATCCGGTCACCGTGGAAGGTGAAGGACGTCAGCGAGGCGAGGGTGCACTGCCGCTTGCGCGGGTCGTGCCACAGCCGGCGCCGCTCGGCGAAGCTGCGCACGATCCAGATCGGCAGCTGGTGGCTGACCGCCACCGCCTCGTGGCCGCGCGCCGCGTCGCGGGCCGCGCCGAGCGCCGCCATCATCCGCACGACCTGCTCGATGTACGGCTCGCCCCAGGACGGCCGGAAGGGGTTGGTCAGGTACCGCCAGTTGCCCGGGCGCTTGAGCGCGCCGTCGCCGACCCCGAAGGTCTTGCCCTCGAAGATGTTCCCGGCCTCGATGAGCCGCGGGTCGCTGTCGACGTCCAGCCCGTGCGCCTTGCCGATCGGCGCGGCCGTCTCCTGCGCCCGCTCCAGCGGGGAGGCGACGACGTGCGTGATGTCGCGCTCGGCGAGGTGCTCGGCGACCCGGTCGGCCATCCGCCGGCCGAGGTCGGAGAGGTGGTACCCCGGGCGCCGCCCGTAGAGGACGCCGTCGGGGTTGTGCACCTCGCCGTGGCGCATCAGGTGGACGACGGTGATGTCCTCGTTCTCGGCACCCGTGCTCATGCGGTGGCCTCGGCGGCGGCCCGGGCGGCGGCCGGCAGC includes these proteins:
- a CDS encoding histidine phosphatase family protein; the encoded protein is MSTGAENEDITVVHLMRHGEVHNPDGVLYGRRPGYHLSDLGRRMADRVAEHLAERDITHVVASPLERAQETAAPIGKAHGLDVDSDPRLIEAGNIFEGKTFGVGDGALKRPGNWRYLTNPFRPSWGEPYIEQVVRMMAALGAARDAARGHEAVAVSHQLPIWIVRSFAERRRLWHDPRKRQCTLASLTSFTFHGDRIVSVGYTEPALDLVPEHLRAGAQPRFGRGSVKGRPKAAGA